One genomic window of archaeon BMS3Bbin15 includes the following:
- a CDS encoding ribbon-helix-helix protein, copG family: MGNVQVRLPQESIEEIDLLRNKLGSTRSEVIRRALSMGISHIKAEIALKEYIENKITLCKAAQTSGMSISEFAEFASGKGIPFIRYPMEEAEKDLDKLRKIHASSP, encoded by the coding sequence ATGGGAAATGTACAGGTAAGACTGCCACAGGAGTCAATAGAAGAAATAGACCTGCTTAGAAACAAGCTTGGAAGCACCCGGTCTGAAGTTATAAGAAGGGCATTAAGCATGGGGATAAGCCATATAAAGGCGGAAATTGCCCTAAAGGAATATATCGAGAATAAGATAACTCTATGCAAGGCAGCTCAAACTTCTGGAATGTCTATATCAGAATTCGCTGAGTTTGCATCTGGAAAGGGGATTCCTTTCATCCGTTATCCAATGGAAGAGGCAGAGAAGGATTTGGATAAACTGAGGAAGATTCATGCAAGTTCTCCCTGA
- a CDS encoding spoVT / AbrB like domain protein → MVYKSKVTSKFQITIPSELRKIYGIKTGSTVAFIPRKDGIEIKVPKKIDNIAEKLYGISKMKEDAVKATHEVRSHIV, encoded by the coding sequence ATGGTATACAAATCAAAAGTTACAAGCAAATTCCAGATCACAATTCCAAGTGAGCTCAGGAAGATTTATGGCATAAAGACAGGCAGCACAGTTGCATTCATCCCCAGGAAAGACGGCATTGAAATTAAAGTTCCAAAAAAGATAGACAATATTGCTGAAAAACTCTACGGTATAAGCAAGATGAAAGAAGATGCCGTTAAGGCCACTCATGAAGTGAGGTCTCATATTGTATGA